In one Neobacillus sp. CF12 genomic region, the following are encoded:
- the mecA gene encoding adaptor protein MecA: MEIERINENTVKFYISYGDIEERGFDREEIWYNRERSEELFWEMMDEVHQEEEFVVEGPLWIQVQALEKGLEILVTKAQVSKDGQKFELPIPNEKLKDLAVDNNIDDILDQHFHTGHRDDDDLLLEEESLEFLIAFKDFEDVIMLSNRGGLDDLITVLYNFENKYYLYTEFPEDVFEEDEIDDILSILLEYGYETQITIHRIQEYGKEIISKNVFAEIRKHFK, encoded by the coding sequence ATGGAAATCGAACGAATTAATGAGAATACAGTAAAGTTTTACATCTCTTATGGTGATATAGAAGAACGAGGATTTGATCGTGAAGAAATTTGGTACAATCGGGAACGTAGCGAGGAACTGTTCTGGGAAATGATGGATGAGGTTCATCAAGAGGAAGAGTTTGTTGTAGAAGGTCCACTTTGGATTCAAGTGCAAGCGTTAGAAAAAGGTTTAGAAATTCTAGTAACAAAGGCACAGGTTTCAAAGGATGGTCAAAAGTTTGAGCTTCCCATTCCAAATGAAAAGTTAAAAGACTTAGCTGTTGACAATAACATTGATGATATCCTGGATCAGCATTTTCATACTGGGCATCGAGATGATGATGATCTATTACTTGAAGAAGAATCTTTAGAATTTTTAATTGCCTTTAAAGATTTTGAAGATGTCATTATGTTGTCAAATCGGGGCGGCCTGGATGATTTAATCACAGTGTTGTACAACTTTGAAAATAAATATTATTTATATACTGAGTTTCCAGAAGATGTGTTTGAAGAGGACGAAATAGATGATATTCTAAGTATCCTGCTTGAATATGGTTATGAAACACAAATAACCATCCATCGAATTCAAGAGTATGGGAAAGAGATAATTTCTAAGAATGTTTTTGCTGAAATAAGAAAACATTTCAAATAA
- a CDS encoding YjbA family protein, translating to MLYLHDVWVNWFEGEENGYNVCHFHEWRKDDGVELLDQAPLLKVEPILFNYIENDLSELPQQLLDDIFQKAYLRKNHERVQLDYCFVVTDGVGILAVDTIGYSIPIRKSRLIPRQEQLVYEMIANHEAKQYHFQKFSVDKDFHILSPEPELMNGLTRKERQLKQLLFMALDQLHTSKNEAEVRYWFTEWCPERYSAIQELNFENAWQQLFEETKYGWSKRHETFCENLIKGQPFFEKLWEMEHGPKVN from the coding sequence ATGTTGTATCTTCATGATGTTTGGGTAAATTGGTTTGAAGGTGAAGAAAACGGATATAATGTGTGCCACTTTCATGAATGGCGCAAAGATGACGGTGTTGAGCTGTTAGACCAGGCTCCATTGTTAAAAGTAGAACCGATTCTCTTTAATTATATTGAGAACGATCTCTCAGAATTACCTCAACAACTTCTAGATGATATTTTTCAAAAAGCGTATTTAAGAAAAAATCATGAAAGAGTTCAACTTGATTATTGCTTCGTAGTCACAGATGGGGTAGGAATATTGGCAGTTGATACAATCGGGTACTCAATCCCGATTAGAAAGAGCAGGCTCATTCCTAGACAAGAGCAGCTTGTGTACGAAATGATAGCCAATCATGAGGCAAAACAATATCATTTTCAAAAGTTTTCAGTGGATAAGGATTTTCATATTCTATCACCTGAGCCTGAATTGATGAATGGACTTACGCGAAAAGAGCGTCAGCTAAAACAGCTTTTATTTATGGCACTAGATCAATTACATACATCTAAGAATGAGGCAGAAGTTCGTTATTGGTTTACTGAATGGTGTCCGGAGCGTTACTCGGCGATACAGGAACTGAACTTTGAGAATGCATGGCAGCAATTGTTTGAGGAAACAAAATACGGTTGGTCTAAACGGCATGAAACCTTTTGTGAAAATCTAATAAAAGGTCAGCCATTTTTCGAAAAGCTTTGGGAAATGGAGCACGGACCTAAAGTAAATTAA
- the trpS gene encoding tryptophan--tRNA ligase — protein sequence MKTIFSGIQPSGTITLGNYIGAMMQFVELQNDYNCYFCIVDQHAITVPQDRLELRKNIRSLAALYLAVGIDPQKATLFIQSEVPAHAQAGWMMQCIAYIGELERMTQFKDKSAGKDAVSASLLTYPPLMAADILLYNAHLVPVGEDQKQHMELTRDLAERFNKKYGEILTIPDIRIPEVGARIMSLQEPTKKMSKSDPNHKSFITPLDDPKQIIKKIKSAVTDSEGIVKFDKINKPGISNLLSIYSILGNKTISELEEMYQGKGYGDFKGDLAQVVVDVFEPIQEKYFNLMESSELDRILDEGAEKANQVASKTLKKMENAMGLGRKRR from the coding sequence ATGAAAACAATTTTTTCTGGAATTCAGCCAAGTGGTACGATCACACTTGGAAATTATATTGGGGCCATGATGCAATTTGTTGAATTGCAAAATGATTATAATTGCTACTTTTGCATCGTTGATCAACATGCCATTACTGTCCCACAAGATCGTTTAGAACTTAGAAAAAATATCCGCAGTTTGGCTGCTCTTTATCTTGCCGTTGGGATTGACCCACAGAAAGCAACCTTGTTTATCCAGTCGGAAGTTCCAGCACATGCTCAGGCAGGATGGATGATGCAATGTATCGCCTATATTGGAGAATTGGAAAGAATGACACAATTCAAAGATAAATCTGCTGGTAAGGATGCTGTATCAGCAAGCTTATTAACCTATCCGCCATTAATGGCAGCAGACATTCTATTATACAATGCCCATCTAGTTCCTGTTGGAGAAGATCAAAAGCAACATATGGAATTAACGCGTGATTTGGCTGAACGATTCAATAAAAAATATGGAGAAATTCTTACCATTCCAGATATTCGTATTCCAGAAGTAGGCGCCAGAATTATGTCCTTACAAGAACCAACTAAGAAAATGAGCAAATCTGATCCAAATCATAAGTCATTTATCACACCATTAGATGACCCTAAACAAATTATTAAGAAGATTAAGAGTGCCGTTACCGATTCTGAGGGAATTGTTAAATTTGATAAAATCAATAAACCTGGTATCTCTAACTTGTTATCAATATATTCTATTCTTGGAAACAAAACCATTTCTGAGTTGGAAGAAATGTATCAGGGCAAAGGATACGGAGATTTCAAAGGTGATTTAGCCCAAGTAGTAGTCGATGTGTTTGAGCCAATTCAAGAAAAATACTTTAACTTAATGGAATCAAGTGAGCTTGACAGAATATTGGATGAAGGTGCTGAAAAAGCAAACCAAGTTGCAAGTAAAACACTTAAAAAAATGGAAAATGCGATGGGATTAGGAAGAAAAAGAAGATAA
- the pepF gene encoding oligoendopeptidase F: protein MANETAVKALPSRSEIPVEDTWRLEDIFASDEEWEKEFQEVKNQISGIKEFEGKLGESADTLYNALQFQDKLLERIGKLYTYAHMRYDQDTTNSFYQGLDDRMKNLYSQAGSQLAFIVPEILALEESKVTGFLNEKSELKLYEHAIEEINLQRPHVLSGEQEALLAEASEVMDASSNTFGMLNNADLKFPSVKDENGHEVEITHGRYIRFLESGDQRVRRDAFKAVYETYGKFRNTFASTLSGNVKKDNFNARIRKYNSARHAALSANNIPESVYDNLVNTINENLHLLHRYVKLRKKVLGVDELHMYDLYTPLVKDVKMEIPYKQAEELVLKGLAPLGEEYTQILKEGFENRWVDVHENKGKRSGAYSSGAYGTNPYILMNWQDNVNNLFTLAHEFGHSVHSYYTRKNQPYPYGNYSIFVAEVASTCNEALLNDHLLKTIDDEQKRIYLLNHYLEGFRGTVFRQTMFAEYEHLIHQKAQNNEALTADLLTSEYYALNKKYFGEEDIVIDEEIGLEWSRIPHFYYNYYVYQYATGFSAATALSKQILEEGEPAVKRYIDFLSSGSSDYPIEVLKKAGVDMTSADPIRDACKVFEEKLNELEELLS from the coding sequence ATGGCAAATGAAACGGCAGTTAAGGCTTTGCCTTCAAGAAGTGAAATACCTGTTGAAGATACATGGAGATTAGAAGATATCTTTGCTAGTGATGAAGAATGGGAAAAAGAGTTTCAAGAAGTTAAGAATCAGATTTCAGGGATAAAGGAGTTTGAAGGAAAACTTGGAGAGAGTGCAGATACTCTTTATAATGCTCTTCAATTCCAAGATAAGCTCCTTGAAAGAATTGGAAAGCTTTATACATACGCACACATGCGCTATGACCAAGATACTACTAATTCCTTTTACCAGGGATTAGATGATAGAATGAAAAACCTGTATTCACAAGCAGGCAGTCAATTAGCATTCATTGTACCTGAAATTCTTGCACTTGAGGAAAGTAAGGTCACTGGATTTTTAAATGAAAAATCTGAATTAAAGCTCTATGAGCATGCTATAGAGGAGATCAATCTACAGAGGCCACACGTATTATCAGGAGAGCAGGAAGCATTATTAGCGGAAGCAAGTGAAGTCATGGATGCGTCTAGTAATACTTTTGGGATGTTAAATAACGCAGATTTAAAGTTCCCTTCTGTTAAAGATGAAAATGGTCATGAGGTTGAGATTACTCACGGACGCTACATCCGATTCCTTGAAAGTGGGGACCAAAGAGTCCGCCGTGACGCCTTTAAGGCAGTTTACGAAACCTATGGGAAGTTCCGCAATACATTTGCCAGTACGCTTAGTGGAAATGTAAAAAAAGATAATTTTAATGCAAGAATCAGAAAATATAATTCTGCTAGGCATGCCGCTCTTTCAGCCAATAACATTCCTGAAAGTGTGTATGACAATCTAGTTAACACGATAAATGAAAATCTACATTTATTGCACCGTTACGTTAAACTCCGGAAAAAAGTGTTAGGAGTAGACGAACTGCATATGTACGATCTTTACACCCCTCTAGTAAAAGATGTGAAAATGGAAATTCCTTATAAACAGGCAGAAGAGCTCGTTCTAAAAGGGCTTGCTCCATTAGGAGAGGAATATACGCAAATTTTAAAAGAAGGATTTGAGAATCGCTGGGTAGATGTTCACGAAAATAAGGGAAAGCGCAGTGGGGCGTATTCTTCAGGAGCATATGGAACCAATCCGTACATTCTTATGAATTGGCAGGATAATGTGAATAACTTATTTACATTGGCACATGAATTTGGTCATTCTGTCCATAGCTACTATACAAGAAAAAATCAACCCTATCCGTATGGCAACTATTCCATCTTTGTTGCTGAAGTGGCCTCAACTTGTAATGAAGCACTTTTAAATGATCATTTATTAAAAACAATCGATGATGAACAAAAACGTATCTATTTGTTAAATCATTATTTAGAAGGCTTTAGAGGTACTGTATTCCGTCAAACCATGTTTGCCGAATATGAGCATTTAATTCATCAAAAGGCTCAAAATAACGAGGCTTTAACAGCTGATCTGCTAACCAGTGAATATTATGCATTGAATAAGAAGTATTTTGGAGAAGAGGATATTGTGATCGATGAAGAGATCGGCTTAGAATGGTCAAGAATTCCTCATTTCTATTACAATTATTACGTGTATCAATATGCTACAGGCTTTAGTGCTGCAACTGCATTGAGCAAGCAGATTCTAGAGGAAGGTGAGCCAGCAGTTAAACGCTACATCGATTTCCTAAGCTCCGGAAGCTCCGATTACCCAATAGAAGTTCTCAAAAAAGCCGGAGTAGATATGACCAGCGCAGATCCGATTAGAGATGCATGTAAAGTGTTTGAAGAAAAATTAAATGAACTAGAAGAATTATTATCATAA
- the cls gene encoding cardiolipin synthase, whose protein sequence is MKNTVRVALFVLVLSILLFFFKEYLHGGIFGFLSLLITLSVIFIAFVIFLENRHPTQTLTWLVVLGSFPLVGFFFYLLFGRNYRKEKMYRKKYFLDKQAFLNVEGENDPRSEEKLGLMGEHQARLFTLAQKLGNSPISFDTSTKVLTNGEETFHHILEQLNKARHHIHMEYYIVRDDVIGQEIKKVLIQKAAHGVKIRFLYDAVGSWKLSNKYIKELRNAGIETVCFGPVKVPFLNNKFNFRNHRKIIVIDGTIGFVGGLNIGDEYLGRNKNYGFWRDTHLMVRGEAVRSLQLIFLQDWYYMTNHSFLTAEYLSPQIDEKNHGGVQLIAGGPDNEWSVIKNIFFSMITSAKESVWIASPYFIPDEDIFSAIKVAALSGIDVRLLVPNRPDKRIVFHASRSYFPELLEAGVKVYEYERGFMHSKIVIVDHELASIGTSNMDMRSFHLNFEVNAFLFRTKSTQKLVAEYINDLEYAKQLELTSFNKRHIGLRLIESTARLLSPLL, encoded by the coding sequence CTGAAAAACACAGTAAGGGTTGCTCTATTTGTGCTAGTTTTATCCATACTTTTGTTTTTCTTTAAGGAGTATTTACATGGTGGAATTTTTGGTTTCCTGAGCCTCTTAATCACCTTGTCTGTCATCTTTATTGCATTTGTTATTTTCTTGGAAAATCGCCATCCAACTCAAACCCTTACTTGGCTGGTTGTTCTAGGAAGTTTTCCATTAGTTGGCTTTTTCTTCTACTTACTATTTGGGAGGAATTATCGTAAGGAGAAAATGTATCGGAAGAAGTATTTTCTCGATAAACAAGCTTTCTTAAATGTTGAGGGTGAAAATGACCCGCGTAGTGAAGAAAAACTCGGTCTAATGGGTGAGCATCAAGCACGATTATTTACTCTAGCACAAAAACTAGGGAATAGTCCTATTTCCTTTGATACGTCTACAAAGGTGTTAACAAATGGAGAGGAAACCTTCCATCATATTCTTGAACAATTGAACAAAGCCAGACATCATATCCATATGGAGTATTATATTGTACGCGATGATGTCATTGGCCAAGAAATTAAAAAAGTATTAATCCAGAAGGCTGCACATGGAGTTAAAATTCGATTCCTGTATGACGCAGTGGGTTCTTGGAAATTATCAAATAAATATATTAAAGAATTGAGAAATGCAGGGATAGAAACGGTTTGTTTCGGCCCTGTAAAGGTGCCATTTTTAAATAATAAATTTAATTTCAGAAATCACCGAAAAATTATTGTGATAGATGGAACGATTGGTTTTGTTGGTGGACTTAATATTGGTGATGAATACTTAGGCAGGAATAAAAACTATGGTTTTTGGCGAGATACCCACTTAATGGTAAGAGGGGAAGCTGTTCGATCCTTACAACTCATTTTTTTGCAAGACTGGTACTACATGACCAATCATAGTTTTTTAACAGCGGAATATTTGTCTCCACAAATAGATGAAAAAAATCATGGGGGAGTTCAGCTAATTGCCGGAGGTCCAGATAATGAATGGAGTGTTATTAAAAATATATTTTTCTCGATGATTACTTCAGCAAAAGAATCTGTTTGGATTGCCTCCCCATACTTTATACCTGATGAGGATATCTTTTCTGCTATAAAAGTAGCGGCACTTAGTGGGATTGATGTGAGATTACTTGTACCTAATCGACCAGACAAACGAATTGTCTTTCATGCATCAAGATCCTATTTTCCGGAACTTTTAGAAGCAGGTGTAAAGGTTTACGAATATGAGCGCGGCTTTATGCATAGTAAAATCGTGATTGTCGATCATGAACTTGCTTCTATCGGAACCTCCAATATGGATATGCGCAGTTTTCATTTAAATTTCGAGGTCAATGCTTTTTTATTTCGTACAAAAAGTACCCAAAAGCTTGTGGCAGAATATATAAATGACTTAGAATATGCCAAGCAGCTAGAATTGACTTCTTTTAATAAACGACATATTGGTTTGCGGTTAATTGAGTCAACGGCAAGATTGTTATCTCCACTTCTTTAA
- the fabF gene encoding beta-ketoacyl-ACP synthase II: MEKRRVVVTGVGAVTPLGNDVETTWKGIIDGKSGIGPLTRVNADEYPAKVAAQINDFNPESFMDRKDARKMDRFTQYAVASALMAVEDAKLTITDENANRIGVWIGSGIGGMETFEEQYEIFQKRGYRRVSPFFVPMLIPDMATGQVSIILGAKGFNSCTVTACATGTNSIGDAFKVIQRGDADAMITGGAEAPITKMSVAGFCANTALSSNPDPKTASRPFDKNRDGFVIGEGAGIIVLEELEHALARGAKIYAEIVGYGATGDAYHITAPAPGGEGGARAMKMAINDAGLNIEEIDYINAHGTSTEYNDKFETLAIKEVFGVHAYKLAISSTKSMTGHLLGAAGGIEAIFTVLAMKDSILPPTINYETADPECDLDYVPNTARQKEINAAMSNSLGFGGHNATIVFKKYQK, from the coding sequence ATGGAAAAGCGTAGGGTTGTGGTTACAGGTGTAGGAGCGGTTACCCCGCTTGGAAACGATGTTGAAACGACATGGAAAGGGATTATTGATGGTAAATCTGGCATTGGACCTTTAACAAGAGTGAATGCTGATGAGTATCCTGCAAAAGTTGCCGCACAGATTAACGATTTTAATCCAGAATCCTTTATGGATAGAAAAGACGCAAGAAAAATGGATCGTTTTACTCAGTATGCGGTTGCATCTGCACTGATGGCTGTCGAGGATGCAAAGCTAACCATTACCGATGAAAATGCTAATCGTATTGGGGTATGGATCGGTTCAGGTATTGGCGGAATGGAAACATTTGAAGAACAATATGAAATCTTCCAAAAAAGAGGATATCGCAGAGTAAGTCCATTTTTTGTACCAATGCTGATTCCAGATATGGCAACAGGGCAAGTTTCGATCATACTAGGTGCAAAAGGATTTAATTCTTGTACGGTAACAGCATGTGCAACTGGAACGAATTCTATCGGAGATGCATTTAAGGTCATCCAGAGAGGTGATGCAGATGCCATGATTACAGGTGGAGCGGAAGCACCGATTACAAAAATGTCTGTTGCTGGGTTCTGTGCAAATACTGCCCTTTCCTCAAATCCAGATCCAAAAACGGCGAGTAGACCGTTTGATAAAAATCGTGATGGATTCGTAATTGGCGAAGGTGCTGGCATTATTGTTCTTGAAGAACTAGAGCACGCATTAGCCCGTGGTGCAAAAATATATGCTGAAATTGTTGGCTACGGTGCAACGGGTGACGCTTATCATATAACTGCACCAGCACCTGGTGGTGAAGGCGGTGCACGTGCAATGAAAATGGCTATTAACGATGCTGGACTAAATATTGAAGAAATCGATTATATTAATGCTCATGGTACAAGTACTGAGTATAACGATAAATTTGAAACACTTGCAATTAAAGAAGTATTTGGAGTTCACGCATATAAGTTGGCCATAAGCTCAACTAAGTCAATGACCGGCCATCTCCTTGGAGCTGCAGGCGGTATTGAAGCAATCTTTACTGTACTTGCTATGAAAGATAGCATTCTACCGCCAACCATTAATTATGAAACGGCAGATCCAGAATGTGATTTAGATTATGTTCCAAATACTGCTCGTCAAAAAGAAATTAATGCCGCAATGAGTAATTCACTAGGCTTTGGCGGTCACAATGCAACGATTGTATTCAAAAAATATCAGAAATAA
- the spxA gene encoding transcriptional regulator SpxA, whose product MVTLYTSPSCTSCRKAKSWLEEHEIPYTERNIFSEPLSIEEIKEILRMTEDGTDEIISTRSKTFQKLDVNLDTMPLQDLFELIKANPGLLRRPIIIDEKRLQVGYNEDEIRRFLPRRVRTFQLREAQRMVN is encoded by the coding sequence ATGGTTACATTATACACTTCACCAAGTTGTACATCATGCAGGAAAGCGAAATCATGGTTAGAAGAACATGAGATTCCATATACGGAAAGAAATATTTTTTCAGAGCCATTGTCAATTGAAGAAATCAAAGAAATTCTTCGAATGACAGAAGATGGTACAGATGAAATTATCTCTACAAGATCTAAGACTTTTCAAAAATTAGATGTAAACCTAGATACAATGCCGCTACAGGATTTATTCGAGTTAATTAAAGCAAATCCAGGTTTATTACGTCGTCCTATTATTATCGACGAAAAACGTTTACAGGTTGGATATAATGAGGATGAAATTAGAAGGTTTCTACCAAGGAGAGTTAGAACTTTCCAGTTAAGAGAAGCCCAGCGTATGGTAAATTAA
- a CDS encoding ClpXP adapter SpxH family protein, producing MSNPGFISKPQSNSYEKKPLEIYMFIDPLCPECWALEPILKKLHIEYGRYFSIKHVLSGRIGNLNVSKKKNYEVIADLWEKTASRSGMSCDGSLWLENPVDSPYIASIAIKAAELQGRRAGIRFLRKLQEELFIDKQNISQFEVLKACAKNVGLDVEEFISDFHSESSAKAFQCDLKITTEMEVQEIPTLVFFNENVEDEGIKITGSYPYEVYVQILEEMLSEQPIKNQPPPLETFLKYFKLVASKEIAVVYNLTISQVEREMKKLLLLQKVEQLPAKYGTFWRYVEE from the coding sequence GTGAGTAACCCTGGGTTCATTTCTAAGCCTCAATCCAATAGTTATGAAAAGAAACCGCTTGAAATCTATATGTTTATCGATCCATTATGTCCAGAATGCTGGGCACTTGAGCCTATCTTAAAGAAACTTCACATCGAATACGGTCGATATTTTTCAATTAAACATGTATTAAGTGGTCGTATTGGAAATTTAAATGTTAGCAAAAAAAAGAATTATGAAGTTATCGCAGATTTATGGGAAAAGACAGCCAGTAGATCTGGGATGTCTTGTGATGGGAGTCTTTGGTTAGAAAACCCGGTAGATTCCCCATATATTGCTTCTATTGCAATAAAGGCAGCAGAGTTACAAGGCAGACGGGCCGGTATACGTTTTTTACGTAAGCTTCAAGAAGAACTCTTTATTGATAAACAAAACATTTCTCAATTTGAGGTACTGAAAGCCTGTGCAAAAAATGTGGGATTAGATGTAGAGGAATTCATTTCAGATTTTCATTCAGAGAGTTCGGCCAAAGCATTTCAGTGTGACTTGAAAATAACCACTGAGATGGAGGTACAAGAAATTCCGACTCTTGTATTTTTTAATGAGAATGTCGAGGATGAGGGAATAAAGATTACTGGATCGTATCCTTATGAAGTATATGTTCAAATACTTGAAGAAATGCTTTCTGAACAACCTATCAAAAATCAACCTCCACCTTTAGAGACATTTTTAAAGTATTTTAAATTAGTTGCCTCAAAGGAAATTGCAGTAGTTTATAATTTGACAATCTCTCAGGTTGAGCGAGAAATGAAGAAATTGCTCTTACTGCAAAAGGTTGAGCAGCTTCCTGCTAAGTATGGAACCTTTTGGCGCTATGTAGAAGAATAG
- a CDS encoding DUF2268 domain-containing protein, protein MGIIRTDKWLEEEFDRPTKICEKLLPAFKGQTAPKIYNQLTDFGMYRASRRTKEIFNSMKENMVWEVAEGIFQAYRKKWGGPDIPIYLFPIGQDRSLFSRQDEKVKGGVSYPDKMFLFLSNSLTTKEIEALFIHEYHHICRLNMQSKRFEEYTLLDSIIIEGLAEYAVLVHCGRNYLADWCTMYSDSELEDLWDKYLQDHLNLKKSDRKHDDLLFGSGRIPKLLGYAAGFKIVENYYKANSYSTKISFSLPAKKYLSAENNFTKKGRKK, encoded by the coding sequence ATGGGCATCATTCGAACGGATAAATGGCTGGAAGAGGAGTTTGATCGTCCAACCAAAATATGCGAAAAGCTGCTCCCTGCTTTCAAGGGGCAAACTGCTCCAAAAATTTATAATCAACTAACCGATTTCGGGATGTATAGAGCATCTAGGAGGACGAAGGAAATCTTTAACTCAATGAAGGAAAACATGGTTTGGGAGGTGGCAGAGGGTATTTTTCAGGCGTATAGAAAGAAATGGGGAGGACCAGATATCCCAATCTATCTTTTTCCCATCGGCCAGGATAGAAGTCTTTTTTCCAGACAGGATGAAAAAGTTAAGGGAGGAGTCTCCTATCCGGATAAAATGTTTTTATTTCTTTCGAACAGTCTAACCACTAAGGAGATTGAGGCTCTATTCATCCATGAATACCATCATATTTGCAGGCTAAATATGCAATCTAAAAGATTTGAAGAGTATACTTTATTGGATTCAATCATTATAGAAGGGCTTGCTGAGTACGCGGTTTTAGTTCATTGCGGGAGAAACTATTTAGCTGACTGGTGTACCATGTACAGTGATAGTGAATTGGAAGATTTGTGGGATAAATATTTACAGGACCATTTGAACTTGAAAAAAAGTGATAGGAAACACGATGACCTATTATTCGGGTCAGGAAGAATTCCTAAATTACTTGGATATGCAGCCGGTTTTAAAATTGTTGAAAATTACTATAAAGCTAATTCTTACTCAACAAAAATATCTTTTTCTTTGCCCGCAAAGAAATATTTATCTGCTGAAAATAACTTCACTAAAAAAGGCCGAAAAAAATAG
- a CDS encoding competence protein CoiA family protein, which translates to MLTAKTNSGNIFNLGNNYEKENLLILRNMEEFFCPVCGEAVSLKLGNQRIYHFAHRSGAICREIFENETLYHMKGKLQLYHWLIQQRISAELEYYDPIIHQRPDIMFHYDGIKYALEYQCSPITEELFTKRSKTYFQQNYIPLWIIGSKHIKAKRSNVFSLSNFEYFFLRKTKDGQLILPSYCPKEKQFQILSSIYPYSIKNAIASSCQRSVHNTGIEEILEPKLFHQFNLSKWTYETESFSINWSLHPNPIQTRFLREIYNHNLNLYLLPPEIGLPVTHSLLIQTPAIVWQTYIYIDNLQNKSPNALIDMKEVERNYNKRIKRNEITIRKIPQLADENSFIAVREYFIQLERLGMVRKRSETMYQLQHQVFVPQSNREKEERRNEFQQKISSS; encoded by the coding sequence TTGCTGACAGCAAAAACAAATTCAGGAAATATATTTAACTTAGGCAACAATTATGAAAAGGAAAATCTATTAATTCTTAGGAACATGGAGGAGTTCTTTTGTCCAGTCTGCGGGGAAGCCGTTTCCCTTAAGTTAGGGAATCAACGTATTTACCATTTTGCTCATCGAAGCGGTGCTATTTGCAGAGAAATCTTTGAGAATGAAACACTTTATCATATGAAAGGAAAGCTCCAGCTCTATCACTGGCTTATTCAACAGCGAATTTCTGCAGAATTAGAATATTATGACCCTATCATTCATCAGCGACCGGATATTATGTTCCATTATGACGGAATCAAATATGCGTTGGAATATCAGTGTTCTCCGATAACAGAAGAATTATTTACCAAACGAAGTAAGACCTATTTCCAACAGAACTACATACCACTATGGATTATAGGCAGTAAGCACATTAAAGCAAAAAGGAGTAATGTATTCTCATTGTCAAACTTTGAATATTTCTTTTTAAGAAAAACAAAAGACGGTCAATTGATACTTCCTTCTTATTGCCCCAAAGAAAAGCAATTTCAAATCCTCAGTTCAATCTATCCTTATTCCATAAAAAATGCAATCGCAAGCAGTTGCCAGCGCTCTGTTCACAATACTGGAATTGAAGAAATTCTAGAACCGAAACTGTTTCATCAATTTAACCTTTCTAAATGGACGTATGAAACTGAGAGTTTCTCAATCAACTGGTCGCTTCATCCTAATCCCATCCAAACCCGATTTCTACGTGAGATATATAATCATAACCTCAACTTATATTTACTCCCTCCTGAAATCGGCTTACCTGTTACTCATTCCCTTCTTATTCAAACGCCTGCTATTGTCTGGCAAACCTACATATATATAGATAATCTACAGAATAAATCACCTAACGCCCTTATTGATATGAAGGAAGTTGAAAGAAATTACAACAAGCGAATTAAAAGAAATGAGATAACGATAAGAAAAATTCCACAACTTGCAGATGAAAATTCTTTTATTGCAGTGAGAGAATATTTTATTCAACTAGAGAGACTTGGCATGGTAAGAAAAAGAAGCGAAACGATGTATCAACTGCAACATCAGGTTTTCGTTCCTCAATCTAACAGGGAGAAGGAAGAAAGAAGAAATGAATTTCAACAAAAAATAAGTTCATCCTGA